TACAAGCCGAATGACGATATATCGTCAGATTAAGAGCGGAAACATAAAAGCCGGAAAAATTGGGAGACGTACCATTATCCAGAGAACCGAAATCGATAAACTTTTTCAATAATGAAGGTAACACTAAGAAAACGCAATCAAGGTGGTAAAACCAGTTTATACTTGGATTATTACCACAAAGGTAAACGCAAAGCCGAATACCTTAAACTCTACCTTGACCCCGCGGCCAAAACCAAAGAAGCGAAAGAAGTCAACAAGAAGACCTTGCAGTTAGCAGAAACCATTCGGGCCCAGCGACAAATCGAAATCCAAAACGGTGTATATGGTTTCAGGGACAACGAAAAACTAAAAGCCAGCTTCACCAATTACATTGAGCTACTGACTGAAAAAAGAAAAGACAGCACCGGCAATTACGGCAATTGGGACAGTATGCTAAAGCACTTAAAATCCTACATTCCTTGGGATACTACTTTTTCGGAAGTAAACAGAGAGTTTGTCCAAGGCTTTAAAGAGTTCCTGGATAAGGAAGTAAAAACGAAAGGCAACCAAAGTCTTTCCCAAAACTCCAAATACTCATATTTCAATAAACTTAGAGCGGCATTGAAACAAGCTGTTAAAGACGGCATCATTCCCACCAATCCGGCAGAAGGAATTGATGGTTTTAAGCAAGGCGAACCTCAGCGCGAATTCCTAACCCTTGAAGAACTTCAAGCTGCGGTTAAAGCGGAATGTGAAATTCCACAAATGAAAACAGCTTTCATATTTTCTTGCTTAACTGGATTACGCTGGTCAGACATAAATAAACTACTTTGGTCAGAAGTTCAACACTCCAATGAAATGGGTTATTACATACGTTTCAGACAAAAGAAAACTAAAGGAGCAGAAACGCTTCCTATCTCCGCCCAAGCCTTCGGCTTGCTTGGAGAACGTCAAGATAAGGATGAAAGAGTATTCAAAGGGTTAAAATATTCAGCGTGGCATAATCTAAAATTACAGCAGTGGATGATGAAAGCCGGCATTTCCAAAACCATTACCTTTCATTGCGCTCGGCATACATACGCTACTTTACAACTTTCGGCAGGTACCGACATTTATACCGTATCAAAACTTCTTGGCCATAGAGAATTA
This region of Aequorivita marisscotiae genomic DNA includes:
- a CDS encoding site-specific integrase, producing the protein MKVTLRKRNQGGKTSLYLDYYHKGKRKAEYLKLYLDPAAKTKEAKEVNKKTLQLAETIRAQRQIEIQNGVYGFRDNEKLKASFTNYIELLTEKRKDSTGNYGNWDSMLKHLKSYIPWDTTFSEVNREFVQGFKEFLDKEVKTKGNQSLSQNSKYSYFNKLRAALKQAVKDGIIPTNPAEGIDGFKQGEPQREFLTLEELQAAVKAECEIPQMKTAFIFSCLTGLRWSDINKLLWSEVQHSNEMGYYIRFRQKKTKGAETLPISAQAFGLLGERQDKDERVFKGLKYSAWHNLKLQQWMMKAGISKTITFHCARHTYATLQLSAGTDIYTVSKLLGHRELRTTQIYAKVIDEKKKEAANKIQLDL